Proteins from a genomic interval of Medicago truncatula cultivar Jemalong A17 chromosome 3, MtrunA17r5.0-ANR, whole genome shotgun sequence:
- the LOC112420478 gene encoding uncharacterized mitochondrial protein AtMg00810-like, whose amino-acid sequence MTDLGKMRYFLGVEVTQNDKGIFITQQKYAREILTRFGMEQCNMVCNPIVPGNKLSRDESRKSVDSTNFKQMVGCLMYLLATRPDLTYVVCLIARYMEKPTELHFAAAKRILRYLKDSLQYGILYKKGELNCELEGWSDSNCAGDLDDRKSTSGYVYKMGSRAISWSSKK is encoded by the coding sequence ATGACTGATTTGGGAAAAATGAGGTACTTTCTTGGTGTGGAAGTAACTCAAAATGATAAAGGAATCTTTATCACTCAACAGAAGTATGCAAGAGAAATACTGACAAGATTTGGTATGGAGCAATGTAATATGGTATGCAACCCTATTGTCCCTGGTAACAAGCTGTCTAGAGATGAAAGTCGAAAAAGTGTTGATTCTACTAATTTCAAACAAATGGTAGGGTGCTTAATGTATCTGCTTGCTACAAGACCTGATCTGACATATGTTGTTTGTCTCATAGCAAGATACATGGAGAAACCAACAGAGCTTCACTTTGCTGCAGCAAAACGTATTCTAAGATATCTCAAAGACTCACTGCAATATGGAATATTGTATAAGAAAGGTGAATTAAACTGTGAATTAGAGGGTTGGTCTGATTCTAATTGTGCAGGAGATTTGGATGACAGGAAGAGTACATCAGGGTATGTGTATAAGATGGGTTCTAGAGCAATTTCTTGGTCATCTAAAAAATAA
- the LOC25488455 gene encoding rhodanese-like domain-containing protein 8, chloroplastic — MVRMRWCSEAISLSLSGTHTALLLTHVSSSFLNKTSVLFQFHNHNHNHNQPFFFKFKFNNSFSSSSSSISLTHHHLKPLAARRIQNSSSTEDENNFHDFVVVNFYHFVFINDPQQLVAKHLSFVESEGLDINGRIYLNEQGINAQYSGPSKDAMAYVNWIKEDSRFSDILIQISPSETGHTFPVLKLRYKPSLVQFEGGTSNLPLLDPSMRALPLAPSEWRERLEAINDAHSKDCPNRDYIILDVRNGYEWDIGHFRGARRPNVDCFRSTSFGLSQEEITASDPLSNVDKENTNILMYCTGGIRCDVYSTILRQHGFQNLYTLKGGVSNYIKNEGPAEWIGNLFVFDSRLSLPPPVNHPQAITEGGTTIPVSRDDKFAKCYICNAGVSELRHRNCANLDCNLLFLCCSECVKDLRGCCCLTCTSAPRLRPVLNGERRYKKWHVYRDMDLPGELKCS, encoded by the exons ATGGTCAGGATGAGGTGGTGCAGTGAGGCTATCTCATTATCATTATCAGGCACACACACTGCACTACTACTCACTCATGTATCTTCTTCATTCCTCAACAAAACTTCTGTGCTGTTTCAATTTCATAACCACAACCACAACCACAACCAacctttcttcttcaaattcaaattcaacaactctttttcttcttcttcttcttctatctCTCTTACCCACCATCATCTCAAGCCATTAGCTGCTCGACGAATACAAAATTCAAGTTCAACGGAGGATGAGAAcaattttcatgattttgtagttgttaatttttatcattttgtcttCATCAATGACCCACAACAACTAGTCGCCAAACACCTCTCTTTCGTGGAATCCGAG GGTCTAGACATAAATGGAAGAATCTATTTGAATGAACAAGGGATTAATGCACAG TATAGTGGGCCATCGAAAGATGCTATGGCGTATGTCAACTGGATAAAAGAGGATAGCAGGTTTTCTGATATCCTGATTCAGATATCTCCATCAGAAACTGGACATACCTTTCCAGTATTGAAGTTGCGGTATAAACCTTCATTAGTACAG TTTGAAGGTGGCACATCGAATCTACCATTGCTCGATCCTTCAATGCGGGCATTACCTTTAGCTCCTTCAGAATGGAGAGAAAGATTAGAAGCCATCAATGATGCGCATTCAAAAGATTGTCCTAACAGAGATTACATTATATTGGATGTGAGAAATG GTTATGAGTGGGACATTGGACATTTTCGCGGGGCTAGACGACCTAATGTAGACtgcttcaggagcacttcattTGGACTTTCTCAAGAAGAG ATCACTGCTTCGGACCCTTTATCAAATGTagataaagaaaatacaaaCATATTGATGTATTGCACAGGAGGGATTCGCTGTGATGTGTATTCTACAATACTGAG GCAGCATGGATTTCAGAATTTGTATACCCTGAAGGGAGGTGTTTCTAACTATATAAAGAATGAAGGTCCAGCGGAATGGATAggaaatttatttgtatttgattCCCGATTGTCTCTCCCTCCTCCTGTTAACCACCCTCAGGCCATTACGGAAGGTGGGACGACGATTCCAGTTTCTAGAGATGATAAGTTTGCAAAATGCTACATATGTAATGCAGGAGTCAGTGAACTCAGACATCGGAATTGTGCAAATCTTGACTGTAATTTGCTTTTTCT ATGCTGCAGCGAATGTGTAAAGGATTTAAGAGGATGTTGTTGTTTGACTTGTACTAGTGCCCCTAGGCTTAGACCTGTTTTAAATGGAGAACGGAGATACAAGAAATGGCACGTCTATCGTGACATGGATTTACCAG GGGAATTGAAATGTTCTTGA
- the LOC25488454 gene encoding disease resistance protein RPV1: protein MASLTDRFKYDVFISFRGEDTRYGFTGYLKKALDDKGVRTFMDDDELRKGEEITPSLLKAIEDSMMAIIVLSKNYASSSFCLQEFSKILDSMMKDTGRFVLPVFYKVDPSDVRKLKNTYGKAMAKHKTSFDMDKWKLSLHQVANLCGFHYKGDAYEYEFIEKIVEQVLRNIKPVSLLVGEYLVGLEHQKQHVTSLLNIGSDDTIHMVGILGIGGIGKTTLALEVYNSIVHQFQCSCFVEKVRENSDKNGLIHLQKILLSQIVGEKNTEITSVGQGILILQKRLQQKKVLLLLDDVDKEEQLKAIAGSSDWFGPGSRVIITTRDKRLLKCGGVKRIYEVKGLKDEDAFDLVGWKALKNDYSPRYKDVLLEQKYGRELDVNELRRLKDLKNDKGFSGYANVLKRVVAYASGHPLALEVMGSHFSNKTIEQCEDALDRYERVPHNKIQMTLQLSFDALQKEEKFVFLDIACCFKGWKLTRVEEILHAHYGDIMKDHINVLVEKSLIKISDSGNVTLHDLVEDMGKEIVRQESPEDPGKRSRLWSSKDIIQVLQENTGTSKIEIIHFGCWIKVQWDGQAFLKMENLKTLIFSDDVSFSTNPKHLPNSLRVLECRNRNCKYPSSDFHFFICNRNINRKHPSSNPFEWKAFLTKKFQNMRVLSLDNSNLLAQIPDISGLPNLEEFSVQKCWELTTIDKSVGFLRKLKILRFIDCTKIQSVPPLNLASLEELDLSRCYSLESFPLLVNGFFGELKILRIIKCTKIKIIPSLMLPSLEELDLSDCTNLENFLPVEDGFGDKLKTMSVRRCIKLRSIPPLKLDLLETLNLSCCYSLESFPLVMDGFLGKLKTLLVNSCIKLRSIPPLKLDLLEKLDLSYCGALECFPLVVDGFLGKLKTLLVKSCHNLKSIPPLKLDALETLDLSCCYSLESFPLIVDGFLGKLKTLLVTSCGNLRSIPPLKLDSLEKFDLSYCGSLESFPLVVDGFLGKLETLLAENCHNLRSIPPLKLDSLETFDLSCCYSLESFPLVVDGFLGKLKTLLVTSCHNLKSIPPLKLDSLETLDLSCCYWLESFPLVVDGFLGKLKTLRVTSCHNLRSIPPLKLDLLEELDLSNCYRLENFPLVVHGFLGKLKTLLVTSCHNLRSIPPLQLDSLEKLDLSNCYRLESFPLVVDGFLGKLKTLLVTSCHNLRSIPPLNLDSLEKLDLSCCCSLESFPLVVDGLLDKLKFLNIECCIMLRNIPRLRLTLLEHFNLSCCYSLESFPEILGEMRNVPGVLLDETPIKELPFPFQNLTQPQTLCNCGYVYLPNRMSRLAEFTIQNEEKVNAMQSSHVKHICVRNCKLSDEYLSKSLMLFANVKELHLTKNQFTVLPKSIEKCHLLWRLVLDDCEELLEIEGIPPCLKSLSAINCKSLTSSCKSKLLNQELHEAGNTWFHLPQAKIPEWFNHQCLAGLSISFWFRNKFPAITLCVVSPLTCYGSQHRVKATINGNTFFYTHGSKIGTASHKDTYHLHLFHMQMKYFNDNMDKALLENKWNHAEVDFGFPFMYSGIHVLEEKSNMKDIRFSNPEIDANIVLHPGC, encoded by the exons ATGGCTTCCCTCACAGATCGATTCAAGTATGACGTTTTCATCAGTTTCAGAGGCGAAGATACTCGCTATGGTTTCACCGGCTATCTCAAGAAAGCTCTTGATGACAAAGGAGTCCGTACTTTCATGGATGACGACGAGCTTCGAAAAGGCGAAGAAATTACACCATCACTTCTCAAAGCAATTGAAGACTCTATGATGGCCATTATTGTTCTCTCTAAGAACTATGCTTCTTCCTCTTTTTGCTTACAAGAATTTTCAAAGATCCTTGATTCTATGATGAAAGATACCGGTCGTTTTGTTTTGCCGGTTTTTTATAAGGTGGATCCTTCTGATGTACGAAAGTTGAAAAACACTTATGGTAAGGCAATGGCTAAACATAAGACCAGCTTCGATATGGATAAATGGAAGTTATCTCTTCACCAAGTTGCTAATTTGTGTGGCTTTCATTATAAAGG GGATGCGTATGAGTATGAGTTTATTGAGAAGATTGTTGAACAAgtcttaagaaatataaaacCTGTTTCCTTACTTGTTGGTGAGTACCTAGTTGGACTGGAGCACCAAAAGCAACACGTGACTTCACTTTTGAATATTGGGTCTGATGATACGATCCACATGGTGGGGATCCTTGGGATTGGTGGAATAGGGAAAACTACTCTTGCTCTGGAAGTTTATAATTCGATTGTTCATCAATTTCAATGTTCCTGTTTTGTTGAAAAAGTCAGAGAAAATTCTGACAAAAATGGGTTGATACATCTCCAAAAGATCCTTTTGTCTCAAATTGTTGGAGAGAAGAACACAGAGATAACAAGTGTTGGACAAGGAATTTTAATATTACAAAAAAGGCTTCAACAAAAGAAGGTTCTTTTGCTTCTAGACGATGTTGACAAAGAGGAGCAATTGAAGGCTATTGCTGGAAGTTCCGATTGGTTTGGTCCAGGCAGTAGAGTCATCATCACGACTCGGGACAAAAGGTTGCTAAAATGTGGTGGGGTTAAGAGAATATATGAAGTGAAGGGATTGAAGGATGAAGATGCTTTTGACTTGGTGGGATGGAAAgctttaaaaaatgattatagtCCAAGATATAAAGATGTTTTATTAGAACAAAAGTATGGAAGAGAATTGGATGTGAACGAATTGCGTAGACTGAAAGATTTGAAGAATGACAAAGGTTTTTCAGGTTATGCGAATGTTTTAAAACGTGTCGTAGCATATGCTTCTGGTCATCCACTTGCTTTGGAAGTCATGGGTTCTCATTTTTCTAATAAGACAATAGAACAATGTGAAGATGCATTAGATCGTTATGAAAGAGTTCCTCATAACAAGATCCAAATGACACTACAGCTGAGCTTTGATGCCTTGCAGAAAGAAGaaaagtttgtttttcttgACATTGCTTGTTGCTTCAAAGGATGGAAATTGACAAGGGTTGAAGAAATACTTCATGCTCATTATGGTGATATCATGAAAGATCACATTAATGTGTTGGTGGAAAAATCTCTCATAAAAATAAGTGATTCTGGTAATGTGACATTACATGATTTGGTAGAGGATATGGGGAAAGAAATTGTTAGACAAGAATCACCCGAAGATCCCGGGAAGCGAAGTCGGTTATGGTCTTCTAAAGATATAATTCAAGTTTTACAAGAAAATACT ggaacAAGTAAAATTGAAATCATACATTTTGGCTGTTGGATTAAAGTACAATGGGATGGACAAGCTTTCTTGAAGATGGAAAATCTCAAAACACTAATTTTTAGTGATGATGTTTCTTTTTCTACAAATCCTAAACATCTTCCAAATAGTCTAAGAGTGTTGGAATGTCGCAATCGCAATTGCAAGTATCCTTCGTCGGATTTCCATTTTTTCATTTGCAATCGCAATATCAATCGCAAACATCCTTCATCAAATCCATTTGAGTGGAAGGCCTTTCTCACAAAG AAGTTCCAGAATATGAGAGTTTTAAGTCTTGATAACAGTAATCTTTTGGCACAAATACCTGATATATCTGGTCTCCCAAATTTAGAAGAATTTTCAGTTCAAAAATGTTGGGAACTAACTACAATTGATAAATCAGTTGGTTTTTTGCGTAAACTTAAAATCTTGAGATTTATAGATTGCACCAAAATCCAGAGTGTTCCGCCTCTCAATTTGGCTTCATTGGAAGAACTTGATCTTTCACGTTGTTATAGTCTAGAAAGTTTTCCTCTCCTGGTGAATGGATTTTTTGGAGAACTTAAAATCTTAAGGATTATAAAATgcaccaaaatcaaaattattccaTCTCTCATGTTACCTTCTCTAGAAGAACTCGATCTTTCAGATTGTACTAATCTTGAGAATTTTTTACCTGTGGAAGATGGGTTTGGTGAtaagcttaaaaccatgagtGTTAGACGTTGCATCAAGCTAAGGAGTATTCCACCTCTCAAGTTGGATTTGCTAGAAACACTTAACCTTTCATGTTGTTATAGTCTTGAGAGTTTTCCACTTGTGATGGACGGGTTTCTTGGAAAACTTAAAACTCTACTTGTTAATAGTTGCATCAAGCTAAGGAGTATTCCACCTCTCAAGTTGGATTTGCTAGAAAAACTTGACCTTTCATATTGTGGTGCCCTTGAGTGTTTTCCACTTGTGGTAGACGGGTTTCTTGGAAAACTTAAAACCTTGCTTGTTAAAAGTTGTCACAACCTCAAGAGTATTCCACCTCTCAAGTTGGATGCACTAGAAACACTTGATCTTTCATGTTGTTATAGTCTTGAAAGTTTTCCACTTATAGTAGACGGGTTTCTTGGAAAACTTAAAACCCTACTTGTTACTAGTTGTGGCAATCTCAGAAGTATTCCACCTCTCAAGTTGGATTCGCTAGAAAAATTTGACCTTTCTTATTGTGGTAGTCTTGAGAGTTTTCCATTGGTGGTGGATGGGTTTCTTGGAAAACTTGAAACCCTTCTTGCTGAAAATTGTCACAATCTTAGGAGTATTCCACCTCTTAAGTTGGATTCACTAGAAACATTTGACCTTTCATGTTGTTATAGTCTTGAGAGTTTTCCACTTGTGGTGGACGGTTTTCTTGGAAAACTTAAAACCTTACTTGTTACAAGTTGTCACAATCTTAAGAGTATCCCACCGCTCAAGTTGGATTCTTTAGAAACACTTGACCTTTCATGTTGTTATTGGCTCGAAAGTTTTCCACTTGTGGTGGACGGGTTTCTTGGAAAACTTAAAACCCTGCGTGTTACAAGTTGTCACAATCTCAGGAGTATTCCACCTCTCAAGTTGGATTTGCTAGAAGAACTTGACCTTTCAAATTGTTATAGGCTCGAGAATTTTCCACTTGTGGTTCACGGGTTTCTTGGAAAACTTAAAACCCTTCTTGTTACAAGTTGTCACAATCTCAGGAGTATTCCACCTCTCCAGTTGGATTCACTTGAAAAACTTGACCTTTCAAATTGTTATAGGCTCGAGAGTTTTCCACTTGTGGTGGATGGGTTTCTTGGAAAACTTAAAACCCTACTTGTTACAAGTTGTCACAATCTCAGGAGTATCCCACCTCTCAATTTGGATTCTTTAGAAAAACTTGACCTTTCATGTTGTTGTAGTCTTGAGAGTTTTCCATTGGTGGTGGATGGGTTGTTGGATAAACTTAAATTCTTGAATATCGAATGTTGCATCATGCTTAGGAATATCCCACGGCTCAGGTTGACTTTGTTGGAACATTTCAATCTTTCATGTTGTTATAGTCTTGAGAGTTTTCCAGAAATATTGGGAGAGATGAGAAATGTACCAGGAGTCCTCTTGGATGAAACTCCCATAAAAGAATTGCCGTTTCCATTTCAAAATCTTACACAACCTCAAACATTATGTAACTGTGGATATGTCTACTTACCAAATAGGATGTCAAGACTGGCTGAATTTACTATCCAGAATGAAGAGAAAGTGAACGCAATGCAATCTTCACATGTAAAGCATATTTGTGTCAGGAACTGCAAACTTTCAGATGAATATCTGTCAAAAAGTCTTATGTTGTTTGCTAATGTGAAAGAATTACACCTAACTAAAAATCAATTCACAGTTCTTCCTAAATCTATCGAAAAATGTCATCTTTTATGGAGGCTTGTCTTGGATGATTGTGAGGAACTTTTGGAAATTGAAGGGATTCCTCCATGCTTAAAATCTTTATCTGCAATAAACTGCAAATCGTTGACTTCGTCGTGCAAAAGCAAATTACTAAATCAG GAATTACATGAGGCTGGAAATACTTGGTTCCATTTGCCACAAGCGAAAATTCCAGAGTGGTTCAATCACCAATGTTTGGCAGGATTGTCAATTTCTTTCTGGTTTCGTAACAAGTTTCCTGCCATTACTCTCTGTGTTGTTTCTCCATTGACATGTTATGGTTCTCAACATCGTGTAAAAGCGACCATCAACGGCAATACATTTTTCTATACACATGGTTCGAAGATAGGTACGGCATCACATAAGGATACATACCATTTGCATCTTTTTCATATGCAAATGAAGTACTTCAATGATAATATGGACAAAGCACTTTTAGAAAATAAGTGGAATCATGCAGAGGTTGACTTTGGATTCCCATTCATGTATAGTGGAATCCATGTATTGGAAGAGAAAAGTAACATGAAAGATATTCGATTCAGTAACCCAGAGATTGATGCTAACATTGTGTTACACCCGGGATGTTAA